A part of Rattus norvegicus strain BN/NHsdMcwi chromosome 4, GRCr8, whole genome shotgun sequence genomic DNA contains:
- the Rnf133 gene encoding E3 ubiquitin-protein ligase RNF133 → MNPLQTGPWQTSAPSFWLLKFSFIWLVSQNCCTASAVWTAYMNISFHVGNRMLSELGETGVFGRSSILKRVAGVVVPPEGKIQNACDPNTSFILPRNKEPWIALIERGGCAFTQKIKVASENGARGVIIYNFPGTGNQVFPMSHQAFEDIVVVMIGNVKGMEILHLIRKGVHVTVMVEVGRKHVIWLNHYFVSFMIVTTATLAYFTFYHIRRLWVARIEDRRWKRLTRELKKAFGQLQVRILKEGDEEVSPNADSCVICFEAYKPNEIVRILTCKHFFHKNCIDPWILAHGTCPMCKCDILKALGIQMDIEDGSDSLQVLMSNELPGTFSAMEEELNNELPPARTSSKVTHVQEHPTSVNVGSQPPEAEETGHPSFGQHDL, encoded by the coding sequence ATGAACCCTCTTCAGACTGGCCCTTGGCAAACCAGTGCTCCATCCTTCTGGCTTCTGAAATTCAGTTTTATCTGGCTTGTCAGTCAGAACTGTTGTACAGCGAGTGCAGTTTGGACTGCGTACATGAACATATCATTTCACGTGGGGAACCGCATGCTGTCAGAGCTGGGCGAGACTGGGGTCTTCGGAAGAAGCTCCATCTTGAAGAGAGTAGCAGGAGTAGTTGTGCCACCAGAGGGAAAAATTCAAAATGCTTGTGACCCCAATACCAGTTTCATCCTGCCGCGGAACAAAGAGCCGTGGATTGCACTCATTGAAAGGGGAGGTTGTGCCTTCACACAGAAAATCAAAGTGGCATCTGAGAATGGGGCCAGGGGAGTGATCATCTATAACTTTCCGGGGACTGGCAACCAGGTTTTCCCCATGTCTCACCAGGCGTTTGAAGACATCGTTGTAGTTATGATTGGTAACGTCAAAGGTATGGAGATTTTGCATTTAATTAGGAAGGGAGTCCATGTTACGGTCATGGTTGAGGTGGGAAGAAAACACGTCATTTGGCTGaatcattattttgtctcctttatGATCGTCACAACCGCCACATTAGCATATTTCACTTTTTACCATATTCGGAGACTCTGGGTGGCAAGAATCGAGGACAGGAGATGGAAACGATTAACAAGAGAGCTCAAGAAAGCATTTGGGCAGCTGCAAGTTCGAATATTAAAAGAGGGGGATGAGGAAGTAAGTCCAAATGCAGACAGCTGCGTCATCTGCTTTGAAGCCTATAAGCCTAATGAAATAGTTCGTATTCTCACGTGCAAACATTTTTTCCACAAGAATTGCATTGACCCCTGGATTCTAGCCCATGGCACATGCCCCATGTGCAAATGCGACATTCTGAAAGCTCTGGGGATTCAGATGGACATTGAGGATGGATCAGACTCTCTGCAAGTTCTGATGTCAAATGAATTGCCTGGAACCTTTTCAGCTATGGAAGAAGAGCTGAACAATGAACTTCCTCCTGCAAGAACTTCAAGTAAAGTGACCCACGTGCAGGAGCACCCTACTTCTGTGAACGTTGGCAGCCAGCCTCCCGAAGCAGAGGAAACTGGTCATCCTTCATTTGGACAGCATGACCTTTGA
- the Rnf148 gene encoding RING finger protein 148, which yields MCVCVSDVTVNGGMNPPGLTPSAHRSVSSRLLRLSVFLLLSLPDTKGKAIWTAHLNITFQVGNRIISELGESGVFGNHSPLERVSGAVVLPEGWNQNACSPLTNFSRPDQADSWLALIERGGCTFTHKINVAAEKGANGVIIYNYPGTGNKVFPMSHQGTENIVAVMIGNLKGMELLHLIQQGVYVTIIIEVGRMHMPWLSHYVMSLFTFLAATVAYLFLYCAWRPRAPNSSTRRQRQIKSDVKKAIGQLQLRVLKEGDKELDPNEDSCVVCFDIYKAQDVIRILTCKHFFHKTCIDPWLLAHRTCPMCKCDILRS from the exons atgtgtgtgtgtgtgt CAGATGTCACAGTTAATGGAGGAATGAACCCACCTGGACTTACCCCTTCAGCTCATAGGTCTGTTTCCTCTCGGCTCTTGAGACTTAGTGTCTTCTTACTGCTTAGCCTCCCTGACACCAAAGGAAAAGCAATATGGACTGCTCATCTGAATATTACCTTCCAGGTGGGAAACCGGATCATATCGGAGCTAGGAGAGAGTGGAGTGTTTGGGAATCATTCGCCTCTGGAAAGGGTGTCTGGTGCTGTGGTACTTCCGGAAGGGTGGAATCAGAATGCTTGCAGTCCCCTGACCAACTTCAGCAGGCCTGATCAGGCAGACTCTTGGCTGGCCCTCATCGAACGGGGAGGCTGCACTTTTACTCATAAAATCAATGTGGCAGCAGAGAAGGGAGCAAACGGGGTGATCATCTATAACTATCCGGGTACAGGCAACAAGGTATTTCCCATGTCTCACCAGGGAACGGAGAATATAGTTGCAGTGATGATCGGCAATCTCAAGGGCATGGAGCTCTTGCACTTGATCCAGCAAGGTGTCTATGTGACGATCATCATTGAAGTGGGGAGAATGCATATGCCGTGGCTCAGCCACTATGTTATGTCTCTGTTTACCTTCCTGGCAGCCACAGTCGCCTACCTATTCCTGTACTGTGCCTGGAGACCCCGAGCACCCAATTCTTCtaccaggaggcaaagacagataaAGTCTGATGTGAAGAAAGCTATTGGTCAGCTGCAACTTCGAGTGCTCAAGGAAGGGGATAAGGAGCTAGACCCAAATGAAGACAGCTGTGTTGTTTGTTTCGATATATACAAAGCCCAAGATGTAATACGTATTTTAACTTGCAAGCATTTTTTCCACAAGACGTGCATTGATCCGTGGCTTTTAGCCCACAGGACGTGCCCCATGTGCAAGTGTGACATTCTGAGATCTTAA